The following are encoded together in the Oncorhynchus clarkii lewisi isolate Uvic-CL-2024 chromosome 25, UVic_Ocla_1.0, whole genome shotgun sequence genome:
- the LOC139383502 gene encoding cell growth regulator with EF hand domain protein 1, protein MRLFFYSSNRPTGASLESGADMLVTGMLSLLLLAHQCVSAPQVPEDHRVQSVGALPPFTLANPFGSGEEDRRLLQSYIKANLKEGHGGPDNTWEQEVFFLFSLHDYDRSGHMDGLEIMKLLSEYNSHNAPGEQSAETVVAMVDFLLQTQDLNQDGLIAPPELLSPPKLQQPDANSQGAPEQEGGVDVKEGVNVEEPKQEAEQEEEAEERLIVEDSRPGDGQ, encoded by the exons ATGCGTTTGTTTTTCTACTCATCAAACAGGCCAACAG GTGCGTCGTTAGAGTCTGGCGCGGACATGCTAGTGACAGGTATGCTATCCCTGCTCCTGCTCGCGCACCAGTGTGTGTCCGCGCCACAGGTGCCCGAGGACCATAG aGTACAGTCAGTAGGAGCCCTTCCCCCTTTCACACTGGCCAATCCCTTCGGCTCTGGAGAGGAGGACCGCAG GCTGCTGCAGAGCTACATCAAGGCCAACCTAAAGGAGGGACATGGAGGACCGGATAACACCTGGGaacaag AGGTGTTCTTCCTGTTCAGTCTCCATGACTACGACCGCAGCGGTCACATGGACGGCCTGGAGATAATGAAGCTGCTCTCTGAATACAACTCCCACAATGCACCTGGAGAACAGTCAGCTGAGacg GTGGTGGCCATGGTAGACTTTCTCCTGCAGACTCAGGATCTAAACCAGGATGGTCTAATAGCTCCCCCTGagcttctctctcctcccaaacTACAACAGCCAGACGCTAACTCCCAGGGTGCACCTGAACAGGAAGGGGGTGTAGATGTCAAAGAGGGAGTCAATGTTGAGGAACCAAAACAAGAGGCAGAGCAGGAAGAGGAAGCAGAGGAACGACTCATTGTGGAAGACTCAAGGCCAGGAGATGGACAGTAA
- the LOC139383794 gene encoding cathepsin B translates to MWRVVFLVLVSGLSISWARPRLPPLSHQMVDYINKANTTWKAGHNFHNVDYSYVKRLCGTQLKGPKLPAMVQYAGDVELPDTFDPRQQWPNCPTLKEIRDQGSCGSCWAFGAAEAISDRVCIHSNAKVSVEISSEDLLSCCDSCGMGCNGGYPSAAWDFWTTEGLVTGGLYDSHVGCRPYSIPPCEHHVNGTRPPCTGEEGDTPQCTNQCETGYTPGYKQDKHFGKSSYSLPSEEQQIMTELLKNGPVEGAFTVYEDFLLYKSGVYQHVSGSAVGGHAIKVLGWGEEGGTPYWLAANSWNTDWGENGFFKILRGKDHCGIESEMVAGVPL, encoded by the exons ATGTGGCGTGTGGTATTTTTGGTGCTGGTGTCTGGGCTGTCAATCAGCTGGGCCCGGCCCCGCCTACCTCCGCTCTCCCACCAGATGGTGGACTACATCAACAAGGCCAACACTACATGGAAGGCTGGTCACAACTTCCATAATGTGGACTACAGCTACGTTAAGAGACTGTGTGGAACCCAGCTTAAAGGACCCAAACTGCCCGCCAT GGTGCAGTATGCAGGGGATGTGGAGCTGCCTGACACCTTTGACCCTAGACAGCAGTGGCCCAACTGTCCCACTCTGAAGGAAATCCGGGACCAGGGCTCCTGTGGCAGCTGCTGG GCGTTTGGCGCTGCGGAGGCCATCTCGGACCGTGTGTGTATCCATAGCAACGCCAAGGTCAGCGTAGAGATCTCCTCTGAAGACCTGCTCAGCTGCTGTGACAGCTGTGGCATGGG TTGTAATGGTGGTTATCCCTCTGCTGCGTGGGACTTCTGGACTACAGAGGGACTGGTCACTGGAGGACTCTACGACTCTCACGTTG GTTGCAGGCcctactccatccctccctgtgaGCACCATGTTAACGGCACACGACCCCCCTGTACAGGAGAGGAGGGTGACACCCCACAATGTACCAACCAGTGTGAGACTGGATACACGCCTGGCTACAAGCAGGACAAACACTTCG GTAAGAGCTCGTACAGTTTGCCCTCTGAAGAGCAGCAGATCATGACTGAGCTCCTGAAGAACGGACCTGTGGAAGGAGCTTTCACTGTCTATGAAGACTTCCTGCTCTACAAGTCTG GTGTGTATCAGCATGTCTCTGGCAGTGCAGTAGGAGGCCATGCCATTAAGGTCCtgggctggggagaggaggggggaactCCTTACTGGCTGGCTGCCAACTCCTGGAACACTGACTGGGGAGAGAATG gtTTCTTTAAGATCCTGAGAGGTAAGGACCACTGTGGCATCGAGTCTGAGATGGTGGCTGGTGTCCCTTTGTAA